A window of the Gemmatimonadota bacterium genome harbors these coding sequences:
- a CDS encoding PhoH family protein yields the protein MTDGTTHGESTTARLSTEGADLLSLAGAGDTNLAELAKLFPVRVTLRGEAMVIAGAADAVEKAVVVATRMIDTTKQRQPLDPDDVLRFSIEGPARETGTPGKFVLPGVRKVIQPKTQGQGEYMQQMLDNEIVIGIGPAGTGKTYLAVAAAVDALARKRVKRIVLARPAVEAGESLGFLPGDMQAKVDPYLRPLYDALDDLMPPERVARALETRVIEIAPLAYMRGRTLADAFVILDEAQNATNAQMKMFLTRLGLNSRAVITGDKTQIDLPKREESGLLQIERILTGIEGIAFHYFTETDVVRHRLVREIVKAYAADAGA from the coding sequence ATGACCGACGGTACGACGCACGGTGAGTCGACCACGGCGCGCCTCTCGACCGAGGGGGCCGACCTCCTCTCGCTCGCCGGAGCGGGGGATACCAACCTCGCCGAGCTCGCGAAGCTCTTCCCGGTGCGCGTGACGCTGCGGGGCGAGGCGATGGTGATCGCCGGCGCCGCCGACGCGGTGGAGAAGGCCGTGGTCGTCGCGACGCGCATGATCGACACGACGAAGCAGCGGCAACCGCTCGATCCCGATGATGTCCTGCGCTTCTCGATTGAGGGGCCGGCGCGCGAGACCGGCACGCCGGGGAAGTTCGTGCTGCCGGGCGTCCGCAAGGTCATCCAGCCCAAGACGCAGGGGCAGGGCGAGTACATGCAGCAGATGCTCGACAACGAGATCGTCATCGGCATCGGGCCGGCGGGCACGGGGAAGACCTATCTGGCCGTCGCGGCCGCGGTCGACGCGCTCGCGCGCAAGCGCGTGAAACGGATCGTCCTCGCACGTCCGGCGGTCGAGGCCGGCGAGTCGCTCGGCTTCCTCCCCGGCGACATGCAGGCCAAGGTCGACCCGTACCTCCGTCCGCTGTACGATGCCCTCGACGATCTGATGCCGCCGGAGCGCGTCGCGCGGGCACTCGAGACGCGCGTGATCGAGATCGCCCCGCTCGCGTACATGCGCGGGCGCACGCTCGCCGACGCGTTCGTCATCCTCGACGAGGCGCAGAACGCGACCAACGCACAGATGAAGATGTTCCTCACGCGGCTGGGGCTGAACTCGCGCGCGGTCATCACCGGGGACAAGACGCAGATCGACCTGCCCAAGCGGGAGGAGAGCGGTCTGCTGCAGATCGAGCGGATCCTGACCGGCATCGAGGGCATCGCGTTCCACTACTTCACGGAGACGGACGTGGTGCGCCACCGGCTGGTGCGGGAGATCGTGAAGGCCTACGCCGCGGACGCAGGCGCATGA
- the ybeY gene encoding rRNA maturation RNase YbeY gives MSASPVVTVQADGVRSPVSRARLAAAGALVLRAERASAALLSITLLSRRRIAAMNREHLGHAGPTDVISFGFRDPQGAVIGDVYVCPEVAAANAKRHGRPVREEVLRLVIHGTLHVLGHDHPDGEARTASPMWKQQERLLARALRA, from the coding sequence ATGAGCGCTTCGCCGGTGGTGACCGTCCAGGCGGACGGCGTGCGGAGCCCGGTCTCTCGCGCCCGGCTGGCCGCGGCGGGCGCGCTCGTGCTTCGCGCCGAGCGGGCGTCGGCGGCGCTGCTCTCCATCACGCTCCTCTCGCGTCGACGCATCGCGGCGATGAATCGCGAGCATCTCGGGCATGCGGGGCCCACGGACGTCATCTCGTTCGGGTTCCGCGATCCGCAGGGGGCGGTGATCGGCGATGTCTACGTCTGTCCCGAGGTCGCGGCCGCGAACGCCAAGCGGCACGGCCGGCCGGTGCGCGAGGAAGTCCTGCGCCTCGTCATCCACGGGACGCTCCACGTCCTGGGCCATGATCACCCGGACGGCGAGGCGCGCACGGCGTCTCCCATGTGGAAGCAGCAGGAACGCCTCCTCGCGCGGGCACTGCGCGCGTGA
- a CDS encoding HlyC/CorC family transporter — protein sequence MSFAAVLFALGAALVAALCAFADGALLGIDEEEPPSEPRVRELLGRRERAHRALAFGRIVAQLLAGAATSVALLSSRWVPAAYLAPVIVVAGVALVILTEVGARAAGDAAGVRGLVPVITLVGLVETVCAPVVAVGMSIERAIETVLPPPPPDEGDREDAVERFREVVAAETEVEGSSEVMLHGVFSLGDTRVHEIMVPRVDIVGIEQDTPWSEVADRVRSAQHARLVVFDGTLDEVVGVLYAKDLLGALLADEEPAGGWRSLVRPALFIPSVKTVEAQLREFRTTRRHLAIVVDEFGGTAGMVTLEDALELIVGDIQDEGDADRPEVERGEGGRLWVAAHVTLDDLSDVTGHDFRRGDVTTVGGLVMEILGRVPRNGEELLAGGFRLVVERVVRRRVERVYLEPLVAVPLDEDET from the coding sequence GTGAGCTTCGCCGCCGTTCTCTTCGCGCTCGGCGCGGCCCTCGTGGCCGCGCTGTGCGCGTTCGCGGATGGAGCCCTGTTGGGGATCGACGAAGAGGAGCCTCCCTCCGAGCCGCGCGTGCGCGAGCTGCTCGGGCGCCGTGAGCGGGCGCATCGGGCGCTCGCGTTCGGGCGCATCGTCGCGCAGCTGCTCGCGGGCGCGGCGACATCGGTCGCGCTGCTCTCGAGCCGGTGGGTGCCCGCGGCCTATCTCGCGCCGGTGATCGTGGTCGCGGGCGTCGCGCTCGTGATCCTCACCGAGGTCGGGGCGCGCGCCGCGGGCGATGCGGCCGGCGTCCGCGGCCTCGTACCGGTGATCACGCTCGTCGGGCTCGTCGAGACGGTGTGCGCACCGGTCGTCGCCGTCGGGATGTCGATCGAGCGGGCGATCGAGACGGTGCTGCCGCCCCCGCCGCCCGACGAGGGCGACCGCGAGGACGCCGTCGAGCGGTTCCGCGAGGTCGTCGCGGCGGAGACGGAGGTCGAAGGGTCGAGCGAGGTGATGCTGCACGGGGTCTTCTCGCTCGGGGACACGCGCGTGCACGAGATCATGGTGCCGCGCGTCGACATCGTCGGGATCGAGCAGGACACGCCGTGGTCGGAGGTGGCCGACCGGGTCCGCAGCGCGCAGCATGCGCGGCTCGTGGTGTTCGATGGCACGCTCGACGAGGTCGTGGGCGTGCTCTACGCGAAGGACCTCCTGGGCGCGCTCCTCGCGGACGAGGAGCCGGCCGGCGGTTGGCGCTCGCTCGTGCGGCCCGCGCTCTTCATCCCGTCGGTGAAGACGGTCGAGGCGCAGTTGCGCGAGTTCCGCACGACGCGCCGCCACCTCGCGATCGTCGTCGACGAGTTCGGCGGCACGGCGGGCATGGTCACCCTCGAGGATGCCCTCGAACTCATCGTGGGCGACATCCAGGATGAGGGGGACGCCGATCGTCCCGAGGTCGAACGCGGCGAGGGCGGGCGGCTCTGGGTCGCGGCGCACGTCACGCTGGATGATCTCTCCGATGTGACCGGCCACGACTTCCGGCGCGGGGACGTCACGACCGTCGGCGGGCTCGTCATGGAGATCCTGGGGCGCGTGCCGAGGAACGGCGAGGAGCTGCTCGCGGGCGGCTTCCGTCTCGTCGTCGAGCGGGTCGTGAGACGGCGCGTCGAACGGGTCTATCTCGAGCCGCTGGTGGCCGTGCCGCTCGACGAGGACGAGACATGA
- a CDS encoding DUF21 domain-containing protein, which produces MSALMTTVLMVAIVGVLTGAATALRSVSRIWLRHWAEQQLAGAGTAALYIERPQRLLLAAGTGIAGTVFALGAVIGLHDGDRTPVLVRSLLIAMALLLVVGQLLPRAIAKRWPSESLPLLLPVLRVVEGLSSPLARLALRVVEGWRGTPLAVAPSAAESLEDLLREGEIEGVGAASERAIISGVVEFGAKRVRDVMTPRGDIVAVERGAPADEVARVVSLSKYSRIPVFDSTLDHVDGMLTSWDVIARPEAPLRALRAVAFAAPDEPCHLLMGRMLRERRHLAIVRGGAGETLGLVTLEDLVEEFVGEINDEHDDVTPGAR; this is translated from the coding sequence ATGAGCGCGCTCATGACGACCGTGCTGATGGTCGCGATCGTGGGCGTGCTGACGGGCGCGGCGACCGCGTTGCGCAGCGTGAGTCGCATCTGGCTGCGGCACTGGGCGGAGCAGCAGCTCGCCGGGGCGGGGACGGCCGCGCTCTACATCGAGCGGCCACAGCGCCTGCTCCTCGCGGCCGGCACTGGCATCGCAGGGACCGTCTTCGCGCTCGGTGCGGTCATCGGCCTGCATGACGGCGACCGCACGCCGGTCCTCGTCCGCTCGTTGCTCATCGCGATGGCGCTGCTGCTCGTCGTCGGGCAGTTGCTGCCGCGGGCCATTGCCAAGCGGTGGCCGTCGGAGTCGCTTCCGCTCCTCCTGCCCGTCCTGCGCGTGGTCGAGGGTCTGAGTTCGCCGCTGGCACGGCTCGCGCTGCGCGTGGTGGAGGGGTGGCGCGGTACGCCCCTCGCGGTCGCCCCGTCGGCCGCGGAGTCGCTCGAGGACCTGCTCCGGGAGGGCGAGATCGAGGGGGTCGGGGCCGCGAGCGAGCGGGCGATCATCAGCGGTGTGGTCGAGTTCGGCGCGAAGCGGGTACGTGACGTGATGACCCCGCGCGGCGACATCGTGGCGGTGGAGCGCGGGGCGCCGGCGGACGAGGTCGCCCGTGTGGTGTCGCTCTCGAAGTACAGTCGCATCCCGGTCTTCGATTCCACGCTCGATCACGTGGACGGGATGCTGACCAGCTGGGACGTGATCGCCCGTCCCGAGGCGCCGCTGCGCGCCCTGCGCGCGGTCGCGTTCGCCGCGCCCGACGAGCCCTGTCACCTGCTCATGGGGCGCATGCTGCGCGAGCGACGGCATCTCGCCATCGTGCGCGGCGGCGCGGGGGAGACGCTCGGCCTGGTGACGCTGGAGGACCTCGTGGAGGAGTTCGTGGGAGAGATCAACGATGAGCACGACGACGTGACGCCGGGGGCCCGATGA
- the meaB gene encoding methylmalonyl Co-A mutase-associated GTPase MeaB, with the protein MRLPAGAPAALVTLLADFVAGRKAALARAVSIVENHREGHEQWLSACHPLLGRSRRIGITGPPGAGKSTLTTLLAESYLGAGMTVGIVAVDPTSPFTGGALLGDRVRMERVALHPNVFIRSMATRGSLGGLAATTREVCDVLDAFGTDRILVETVGVGQSELDIARLADTSTVVLVPESGDSIQTLKAGVMEIADLFVVNKADRPGADRLRNDIELMLGLRSGATLRDVPAHHGVDLKHVNPKRVAREAAAKDDGEHWMPPVLRTIGATGEGVAELVTTLDRHFAYLERSGTLHARRRARLRERVVDAVEHRVRRRLWRDASVQEWLEAQLPALERGETTPLAVADLLLERSVQAGTLTGNT; encoded by the coding sequence ATGCGACTCCCGGCGGGCGCGCCCGCCGCGCTCGTGACGCTCCTCGCCGATTTCGTGGCGGGCCGGAAGGCGGCACTCGCGCGGGCGGTGTCGATCGTCGAGAACCATCGCGAGGGGCATGAGCAGTGGCTGTCCGCGTGTCATCCGCTCCTCGGACGCTCGCGACGGATCGGGATCACTGGGCCGCCGGGCGCAGGGAAGTCGACGTTGACGACGCTGCTCGCGGAGTCGTACCTCGGCGCGGGGATGACGGTCGGCATCGTCGCGGTGGACCCGACGTCTCCGTTCACCGGTGGCGCGCTCCTCGGCGACCGCGTGCGGATGGAACGCGTCGCCCTGCATCCGAACGTCTTCATCCGGTCGATGGCGACCCGTGGCTCGCTCGGGGGACTCGCGGCGACCACGCGCGAGGTCTGCGACGTGCTCGACGCGTTCGGGACCGACCGCATCCTGGTGGAGACGGTCGGCGTGGGGCAGAGCGAGCTGGATATCGCGCGCCTCGCCGACACGAGCACCGTGGTCCTCGTGCCCGAGAGCGGTGACTCGATCCAAACGCTCAAGGCCGGCGTGATGGAGATCGCCGATCTCTTCGTCGTGAACAAGGCCGACCGCCCGGGCGCCGACCGCCTACGGAACGACATCGAGTTGATGCTCGGTCTGCGCAGCGGCGCGACCCTGCGTGACGTGCCGGCGCACCACGGGGTGGACCTGAAGCACGTGAACCCCAAGCGGGTCGCCCGCGAGGCGGCCGCGAAGGACGATGGCGAGCACTGGATGCCGCCCGTCCTGCGGACCATCGGTGCGACGGGGGAAGGGGTGGCCGAGCTCGTCACGACCCTCGACCGGCACTTCGCGTATCTTGAACGCAGTGGCACCCTCCACGCGCGGCGCCGGGCCCGGCTCCGCGAACGCGTGGTCGATGCCGTCGAACACCGGGTGCGCCGTCGGCTCTGGCGCGACGCATCCGTGCAGGAGTGGCTGGAGGCGCAGCTCCCCGCGCTCGAGCGCGGGGAGACGACGCCGTTGGCCGTGGCCGACCTGCTGCTCGAGCGCAGCGTACAGGCCGGGACCCTCACCGGGAACACCTGA
- a CDS encoding methylmalonyl-CoA mutase, which yields MQQELEQLRAEVTQWRSRFEKGEKRDIAYTNSESEVAGLYTAMDLEGSGGTAFEVPGVYPFTRGIHPTGYRGKLWTMRQFAGFGSAKETNERYKFLLKNGTTGLSVAFDFPTLMGYDSDHPRSEGEVGKCGVAISSLADMEALFEGIPLDQVSTSMTINGPAIILWCFYIAAAEKQGVRPEQLRGTVQNDILKEYMAQHAWCFPIEPALRLIVDMFEYGAQYVPQWNTVSISGYHIREAGATAAQELAFTLADGFTYVERGIARGLDVDDFAPRLSFFWDVHNDFFEEIAKLRAARRIWARHLKERYGAKSPRSLVMRFHSQTAGVTLTAQQPMNNIVRVAYQAMAAVLGGTQSLHTNSMDETLALPTEHAVEVALRTQQVLAFETGVPNVIDPLGGSYYVEALTDEMERKAEALFEQIAEEGGVVQGLENGWFQRKIAEAAARQQWEIEQHRRLIVGVNAFESEESALTIPLLKMDEQAAKDQAAALARLRGTRDAATCAANLDRLRQAAKGSENVVPFILACARSYCTLYEIRAALEDVFGAYREPVFF from the coding sequence ATGCAGCAGGAGCTCGAGCAGCTCCGCGCGGAGGTGACGCAGTGGCGTTCCCGTTTCGAAAAGGGCGAGAAGCGCGACATCGCCTACACCAACTCCGAGTCCGAGGTGGCGGGACTCTACACGGCGATGGACCTCGAGGGCTCCGGGGGCACCGCCTTCGAGGTGCCCGGCGTGTATCCGTTCACGCGCGGGATCCATCCGACCGGGTATCGCGGGAAGCTCTGGACGATGCGGCAGTTCGCGGGGTTCGGCTCGGCCAAGGAGACGAACGAGCGCTACAAGTTCCTGTTGAAGAACGGAACGACGGGGCTCTCGGTCGCCTTCGACTTCCCCACGCTCATGGGCTACGACTCCGACCATCCGCGGTCGGAGGGCGAGGTGGGCAAGTGCGGCGTGGCGATCAGCTCGCTCGCCGACATGGAGGCGCTGTTCGAGGGGATCCCGCTCGACCAGGTCTCGACGTCGATGACGATCAACGGCCCGGCCATCATCCTGTGGTGCTTCTACATCGCGGCGGCGGAGAAGCAGGGCGTGCGGCCCGAGCAGCTCCGTGGCACGGTGCAGAACGACATCCTCAAGGAGTACATGGCGCAGCACGCCTGGTGCTTCCCGATCGAGCCGGCGCTGCGGTTGATCGTCGACATGTTCGAGTACGGGGCGCAGTACGTGCCGCAGTGGAACACCGTCTCGATCTCGGGCTACCACATCCGCGAGGCCGGCGCCACGGCGGCGCAGGAGCTCGCGTTCACGCTCGCCGACGGGTTCACCTATGTGGAGCGCGGGATCGCGCGCGGGCTCGACGTCGACGACTTCGCGCCGCGCCTCAGCTTCTTCTGGGACGTCCACAACGACTTCTTCGAGGAGATCGCGAAGCTGCGCGCGGCGCGCCGCATCTGGGCGCGCCACCTCAAGGAGCGCTACGGCGCCAAGAGTCCCCGCTCCCTCGTCATGCGCTTCCACTCGCAGACCGCGGGGGTGACGCTCACGGCGCAGCAGCCGATGAACAACATCGTGCGCGTCGCGTACCAGGCGATGGCCGCGGTCCTCGGCGGGACGCAGTCGCTCCACACCAACTCGATGGATGAGACGCTCGCGCTGCCGACGGAGCATGCGGTCGAGGTCGCGCTCCGCACGCAGCAGGTGCTCGCCTTCGAGACCGGCGTGCCGAACGTCATCGACCCGCTCGGCGGGTCGTACTACGTCGAGGCGCTCACCGACGAGATGGAGCGCAAGGCGGAGGCGCTCTTCGAGCAGATCGCCGAGGAGGGGGGCGTGGTGCAGGGGCTCGAGAACGGGTGGTTCCAGCGGAAGATCGCCGAGGCCGCGGCGCGCCAGCAGTGGGAGATCGAACAGCACCGGCGACTCATCGTCGGGGTCAACGCGTTCGAGAGCGAGGAGTCGGCGCTCACCATCCCGCTGCTCAAGATGGACGAGCAGGCGGCGAAGGATCAGGCCGCTGCGCTCGCGCGCCTGCGCGGCACGCGCGACGCGGCGACTTGCGCGGCGAATCTCGATCGGCTGCGACAGGCGGCGAAGGGGAGCGAGAACGTCGTCCCCTTCATCCTCGCGTGCGCGCGGAGCTACTGCACGTTGTACGAGATCCGGGCGGCGCTCGAGGATGTGTTCGGGGCCTATCGGGAGCCGGTGTTCTTCTGA
- a CDS encoding methyltransferase domain-containing protein, protein MTQNPEWWRSYFDAGYVREYEPLFDLVSDRQQVARLIDLLQLESGARVADIPCGQGRHAHLLAEAGYDVDGLDLSAHLIGLAKKRGTARNLRYRRGDFRRLPAAWTDRFDAVLNLFTSFGFFTDARDDAAVIREFARVLKPGGQLVWQGGSRDGVMAKFLPSDWWQTLDGTIIAQDREFDPVSGFLTIRSLWQGKRGTERREHRIRLYTATRLAELMLDAGLVVEQAWDSFRDRPLTRRSSEMLLIARKEG, encoded by the coding sequence ATGACGCAGAACCCGGAATGGTGGCGCAGCTACTTCGACGCGGGCTACGTACGCGAGTACGAGCCGCTCTTCGACCTCGTCTCCGATCGCCAGCAGGTCGCGCGGCTCATCGATCTGCTCCAGCTCGAGTCCGGTGCGCGCGTCGCCGACATCCCGTGCGGGCAGGGACGCCATGCGCACCTGCTCGCGGAAGCAGGGTACGACGTGGACGGACTCGACCTGTCGGCCCATCTCATCGGCCTCGCGAAGAAGCGCGGGACGGCGCGGAACCTTCGCTACCGGCGCGGGGACTTCCGGCGGCTACCGGCCGCGTGGACGGACCGCTTCGATGCGGTGCTCAACCTGTTCACGAGCTTCGGGTTCTTCACCGACGCGCGCGATGACGCGGCCGTCATCCGCGAGTTCGCGCGTGTGCTCAAGCCGGGGGGGCAGCTCGTCTGGCAGGGCGGGAGCCGCGATGGCGTGATGGCGAAGTTCCTGCCGAGCGATTGGTGGCAGACCCTCGACGGCACGATCATCGCGCAGGACCGCGAGTTCGATCCCGTCTCGGGGTTCCTCACCATCAGGTCACTCTGGCAGGGGAAGCGCGGCACCGAACGCCGGGAGCACCGGATCCGGCTCTATACCGCTACGCGCCTGGCCGAGCTCATGCTCGACGCGGGACTGGTGGTCGAGCAGGCGTGGGATTCGTTCCGCGATCGGCCGCTCACGCGCCGATCGAGCGAGATGCTGTTGATCGCGCGCAAGGAAGGCTAG
- a CDS encoding VanZ family protein, whose product MARASIVSTAQARLSRAVLGYLALMIAIITLAPFRFAASPVRGFVTMWGLRDAVLNVVLFLPLGFVLQLGRPRGSPFAWGRALALGATFSGLIEVAQLFLPERFPSLADLATNALGAVLGALLAARATRRLDAAGTVRAFALDLPLVGLLYLFVPVLWLGGLSFDGRELLLLLLPVVSAGWIIASVHAAYSGSAHTARIRPLLQPALGGALFVAIGFLPAMPVAPMLAPAAAAVLALAVLARLRAPDSLTHERTASGGRSRRFEAPTLRAAMMPLLALIVGHALWPLDAPRAAWHGTLALLPFGVEPDDRGVFRIMAQVSAFAALGYAVAEQAGRTRTSLGALAPRVLLASALLAVPLEVARGLRAETASRALVAGFSIAAALFGAWIFVLQLANVRALLGREGPSAG is encoded by the coding sequence GTGGCGCGCGCCAGCATCGTCTCGACCGCGCAGGCGAGGCTGTCCCGAGCCGTGCTCGGCTACCTCGCGCTGATGATCGCGATCATCACGCTCGCGCCCTTCCGCTTCGCGGCTTCACCGGTGCGCGGGTTCGTGACGATGTGGGGGCTCCGCGATGCCGTCCTGAACGTCGTCCTGTTCTTGCCGCTGGGGTTCGTGCTGCAGCTCGGTCGCCCGCGCGGGAGCCCGTTCGCCTGGGGACGCGCGCTCGCCCTGGGCGCGACCTTCAGCGGTCTCATCGAGGTCGCGCAGCTCTTCCTGCCCGAGCGATTCCCCTCGCTCGCCGACCTCGCGACCAACGCGCTCGGCGCCGTGCTCGGCGCGCTCCTCGCCGCGCGCGCGACGCGCAGACTCGACGCTGCGGGCACGGTGCGCGCGTTCGCGCTGGACCTGCCGCTCGTCGGACTCCTCTACCTGTTCGTCCCGGTGCTCTGGCTCGGCGGCCTGTCATTCGACGGGAGGGAGTTGCTCCTCCTTCTGCTCCCCGTGGTCTCCGCGGGATGGATCATCGCCTCGGTGCATGCGGCCTACTCCGGCAGCGCGCACACGGCGCGGATCCGCCCGCTGCTGCAGCCGGCGCTCGGCGGTGCGCTCTTCGTCGCGATCGGGTTCCTGCCAGCCATGCCCGTCGCGCCGATGCTGGCGCCCGCGGCGGCCGCGGTGCTCGCGCTCGCCGTCCTCGCACGACTCCGCGCGCCGGATTCCCTGACCCACGAGCGCACCGCGAGCGGTGGACGCTCGCGACGCTTCGAGGCGCCGACACTGCGTGCCGCGATGATGCCGCTCCTCGCCCTGATCGTCGGGCACGCGCTCTGGCCGCTCGACGCGCCGCGCGCCGCCTGGCACGGCACGCTCGCGTTGCTCCCGTTCGGCGTGGAGCCGGACGACCGCGGGGTCTTCCGCATCATGGCGCAGGTGTCGGCCTTCGCCGCCCTCGGCTACGCGGTCGCCGAGCAGGCGGGACGTACGCGCACGTCGCTCGGCGCGCTCGCCCCACGCGTACTCCTCGCGAGCGCCCTGCTCGCGGTGCCACTCGAGGTCGCGCGCGGGCTGCGGGCCGAGACAGCGAGTCGCGCGCTCGTGGCCGGGTTCAGCATCGCCGCAGCGCTCTTCGGCGCATGGATCTTCGTGCTCCAGCTCGCCAACGTGCGTGCCCTGCTCGGCCGTGAGGGTCCGTCGGCCGGGTGA
- a CDS encoding cobalamin B12-binding domain-containing protein, with amino-acid sequence MSRPIRVLVAKPGLDGHDRGAKVVAAALRDAGMEVIYTGLHQTPEMIATAAVQEDVDVVGLSILSGAHMTLFPRVQQLLTEQGRGDILLTGGGIIPKEDMEALEQQGVGKLFGPGTPTSALADYIREWFTARHQEA; translated from the coding sequence ATGAGCCGCCCCATCCGAGTCCTCGTCGCCAAGCCCGGCCTCGACGGTCATGACCGTGGTGCCAAGGTCGTCGCCGCCGCCCTTCGCGATGCCGGCATGGAGGTCATCTACACCGGCCTCCACCAGACGCCCGAGATGATCGCCACCGCTGCCGTGCAGGAGGACGTCGACGTCGTCGGCCTCTCGATCCTCTCGGGGGCGCACATGACGCTCTTCCCGCGCGTCCAGCAGTTGCTCACGGAGCAGGGACGAGGCGACATCCTCCTCACGGGTGGCGGCATCATCCCCAAGGAGGACATGGAAGCGCTGGAGCAGCAGGGGGTGGGCAAGCTCTTCGGTCCGGGCACGCCCACCTCCGCGCTTGCCGACTACATCCGCGAGTGGTTCACGGCGCGGCACCAGGAAGCCTGA
- a CDS encoding acyl-CoA carboxylase subunit beta: MARPGESAAPAAGRLRALADECRELEHRLRLGGGPDRIAKQHAQGKLTARERVAALKDAGSHFLEFGLLVAHDLYEGEAPAAGVITGIAQVNGRECVVVANDATVKAGSWWPETIPKILRAQECAMRCRIPILYLVDSAGVNLPYQGGVFPGQYGAARIFYYNSLMRRFLRIPQIAAVMGQCVAGGAYLPALSDAILMVKGTSFMGLGGPNLVKGATGQTVDGETLGGATMHTEVSGVAHYALEDDQACLAKMRDLVARLAPPPRVAPHDPDLRPGAAAETLYETLPADHRMSYDMHAVLRAVLDGGSLDEFQPNLAKEMICGDARIEGIPVGVIANARGLIKGRPGEPPRFGGIIYAESAEKVAFFIDRCDRQGIPLLFVQDVSGFMVGTEAEHEGIIRAGARWVEAMATATVPKLVLTVNHASGAGYYAMAGQGFDPDFIFSWPTGRMAVMEGEAAVAAVHGPAIAAAKAAGREPSEHVQASMSEMREDYEHQLDARYAGARGYIDGIVYPEDTRTALAIALRAAWQNPGPHLGPYVIPARC; this comes from the coding sequence GTGGCGCGACCCGGCGAATCGGCCGCTCCCGCCGCCGGTCGCCTTCGCGCCCTCGCCGACGAGTGCCGCGAGCTCGAGCACCGTCTGCGACTCGGCGGCGGGCCGGACCGCATCGCCAAGCAGCATGCGCAAGGCAAGCTCACCGCGCGCGAACGCGTCGCCGCGCTGAAGGACGCGGGTTCGCATTTCCTCGAGTTCGGCCTGCTCGTCGCACATGACCTGTACGAGGGTGAGGCCCCCGCCGCGGGCGTCATCACCGGCATCGCGCAGGTGAACGGTCGCGAATGCGTCGTCGTCGCGAACGACGCGACGGTGAAGGCCGGCTCCTGGTGGCCGGAGACCATCCCGAAGATCCTGCGGGCGCAGGAATGCGCGATGCGGTGCCGCATCCCGATCCTCTACCTCGTCGATTCCGCGGGCGTGAACCTCCCGTATCAGGGCGGCGTGTTCCCGGGGCAGTACGGCGCCGCGCGGATCTTCTACTATAACTCGCTCATGCGGCGATTCCTGCGCATCCCGCAGATCGCGGCGGTGATGGGGCAGTGCGTCGCGGGCGGCGCCTACCTCCCGGCGCTGAGCGACGCGATCCTCATGGTGAAGGGGACGTCGTTCATGGGCCTCGGGGGGCCGAACCTCGTGAAGGGGGCCACCGGCCAGACCGTCGACGGCGAGACGCTCGGCGGCGCGACGATGCACACCGAGGTGAGTGGCGTCGCCCACTACGCGCTCGAGGACGATCAGGCCTGCCTCGCGAAGATGCGCGACCTCGTGGCGCGACTCGCGCCGCCGCCGCGCGTCGCGCCGCACGATCCCGACCTGCGTCCCGGCGCCGCCGCCGAGACGCTCTACGAGACGCTGCCTGCGGACCACCGCATGTCGTACGACATGCACGCGGTCCTGCGGGCTGTGCTCGACGGGGGTTCGCTCGACGAGTTCCAGCCCAACCTCGCGAAGGAGATGATCTGTGGCGACGCGCGGATCGAGGGGATTCCCGTCGGTGTGATCGCGAACGCTCGCGGGCTCATCAAGGGACGCCCGGGGGAGCCGCCGCGCTTTGGCGGGATCATCTACGCCGAGAGCGCGGAGAAGGTCGCGTTCTTCATCGATCGGTGCGACCGCCAGGGGATCCCGCTCCTCTTCGTGCAGGATGTGTCCGGCTTCATGGTGGGGACGGAGGCCGAGCACGAAGGTATCATCCGGGCGGGCGCGCGTTGGGTGGAGGCCATGGCGACGGCCACGGTACCCAAGCTGGTGCTCACCGTGAATCACGCGAGCGGGGCGGGGTACTACGCGATGGCCGGACAGGGGTTCGATCCCGACTTCATCTTCTCCTGGCCGACCGGTCGCATGGCGGTCATGGAGGGGGAGGCCGCGGTCGCTGCCGTGCACGGGCCCGCGATCGCCGCGGCCAAGGCGGCCGGACGCGAGCCGAGCGAGCACGTGCAGGCCTCGATGAGCGAGATGCGCGAGGACTACGAGCATCAGCTTGATGCGCGCTATGCGGGCGCCCGCGGCTACATCGACGGGATCGTCTACCCCGAGGACACGCGCACCGCCCTGGCGATCGCGCTTCGCGCCGCCTGGCAGAATCCAGGCCCACACCTCGGACCCTACGTCATCCCGGCACGATGCTGA